A window of the Hypomesus transpacificus isolate Combined female chromosome 22, fHypTra1, whole genome shotgun sequence genome harbors these coding sequences:
- the pgm2 gene encoding phosphoglucomutase-2 isoform X2, with protein sequence MEFGTAGLRAAMGPGTACMNDLTIIQTTQGFCSYLEQSFEDLLDRGVVIGYDARAHPVSGGSSKRFARLAAAVFTSRGVPVHLFSDITPTPFVPFTVSHLGLCAGIMVTASHNPKQDNGYKVYWENGAQIVPPHDQGISKAIEESLEPWPQAWDTTLALKSPLLKDPYQDTNTHYYKAIQKHCHYRDINKSSDVKMVHTSVHGVGHAFVQSAFKAFDLPPPYAVEEQKDPDPEFPTVKYPNPEEGEGVLTLSFALAEKEGATVVLANDPDADRLAIAEKQKSGLWRVFTGNELGALLGWWMFSCWKKTNPDSTAVKNIYMLASTVSSKILRAIALKEGFHFEETLTGFKWMGNRARNLLHQGKTVLFAFEEAIGYMCSTAVLDKDGVSAAAIAGEMTSYLATKNTTLSQQLTSIYEEYGYHITKNSYFICHDQEVIHALFDRLRNYGDKKGAYPSECGGFAITAVRDLTTGHDSNQPDNKAVLPTSSSPMITFSFSNGGVATLRTSGTEPKIKYYTELCAAPGNSDVEQLKKELDALVEAIVENFFQPKKNKLQPKPK encoded by the exons ATGGAGTTTGGCACCGCAGGCCTCCGGGCTGCCATGGGCCCTGGCACCGCCTGCATGAATGACCTCACCATCATCCAGACCACACAG ggGTTCTGTAGTTACCTGGAGCAGTCCTTTGAGGACCTGCTGGACCGTGGTGTGGTCATAGGCTACGATGCCCGTGCCCACCCTGTCAGCGGTGGCAGCAGCAAACGCTTTGCCAGGCTGGCTGCGGCCGTCTTCACCAGCCGGGGGGTGCCCGTCCATCTCTTCTCCGACATCACGCCCACCCCCTTTGTG cCCTTCACTGTGTCTCACCTGGGGTTGTGTGCTGGCATCATGGTGACGGCCTCCCACAATCCCAAGCAGGACAACGGATACAAG gtgtaCTGGGAGAACGGTGCCCAGATCGTGCCCCCCCATGACCAGGGCATCTCCAAGGCCATTGAGGAGAGCTTGGAGCCCTGGCCCCAGGCCTGGGACACCACCCTGGCTCTAAAGAGCCCCCTGCTGAAGGACCCCTaccaggacacaaacacacactactacAAGGCCATACAGAAACACTGCCACTACAG GGACATCAATAAGAGTTCTGATGTGAAGATGGTGCACACATCTGTGCACGGAGTTGGCCACGCCTTCGTCCAATCAGCATTCAAGGCATTTGACCTCCCCCCCCCGTATGCAGTGGAGGAGCAGAAAGACCCGGACCCAGAGTTCCCCACAGTGAAATACCCCAacccagaggagggggagggagttctg ACACTGTCATTCGCCctggcagagaaggagggagccaCTGTGGTTCTGGCTAACGACCCTGATGCAGACCGCCTCGCTATCGCCGAGAAacagaagag TGGCCTGTGGCGGGTGTTTACAGGTAATGAGCTAGGGGCCCTCCTGGGCTGGTGGATGTTCTCCTGCTGGAAGAAGACCAACCCTGACTCAACAGCTGTGAAGAACATCTACATGCTGGCCAGCACGGTCTCTTCCAAGATCCTGCGGGCCATTGCCCTCAAGGAGGGTTTCCACTTTGAG GAAACACTGACAGGTTTTAAGTGGATGGGTAACAGAGCCCGCAATCTGCTGCACCAGGGGAAGACGGTGCTGTTTGCCTTCGAGGAGGCCATAG GCTACATGTGCAGTACTGCTGTCCTGGATAAAGATGGAGTCAGTGCAGCAGCCATCGCTGGAGAGATGACGTCATATCTGGCGACCAAGAACACCACACTATCCCAACAACTCACCTCCATCTATGAGGA gtatGGTTACCACATCACTAAGAACTCCTACTTTATCTGCCACGACCAGGAAGTGATCCACGCGCTCTTTGACAGGCTGCGTAACTATGGTGATAAGAAGGGGGCGTACCCCTCAGAGTGTGGTGGTTTTGCCATCACAGCTGTGAGAGACCTGACCACTGGCCACGACAGTAACCAGCCCGACAACAAGGCT GTTCTCCCCACCAGCAGCAGTCCAATGatcaccttctccttctccaatgGGGGCGTGGCCACCTTGAGAACCAGTGGCACTGAACCCAAGATCAAATACTACACCGAGCTTTGTGCTGCTCCTggcaacag tgaTGTAGAGCAGCTGAAGAAGGAGCTAGATGCATTGGTGGAAGCTATTGTGGAGAACTTCTTCCAACCCAAGAAGAACAAATTGCAGCCAAAGCctaagtaa
- the pgm2 gene encoding phosphoglucomutase-2 isoform X1, whose protein sequence is MENGLSTTGDIKLDHAIKQWLEYDKNPLTVAQVRELVKEGALQELKKCFSSRMEFGTAGLRAAMGPGTACMNDLTIIQTTQGFCSYLEQSFEDLLDRGVVIGYDARAHPVSGGSSKRFARLAAAVFTSRGVPVHLFSDITPTPFVPFTVSHLGLCAGIMVTASHNPKQDNGYKVYWENGAQIVPPHDQGISKAIEESLEPWPQAWDTTLALKSPLLKDPYQDTNTHYYKAIQKHCHYRDINKSSDVKMVHTSVHGVGHAFVQSAFKAFDLPPPYAVEEQKDPDPEFPTVKYPNPEEGEGVLTLSFALAEKEGATVVLANDPDADRLAIAEKQKSGLWRVFTGNELGALLGWWMFSCWKKTNPDSTAVKNIYMLASTVSSKILRAIALKEGFHFEETLTGFKWMGNRARNLLHQGKTVLFAFEEAIGYMCSTAVLDKDGVSAAAIAGEMTSYLATKNTTLSQQLTSIYEEYGYHITKNSYFICHDQEVIHALFDRLRNYGDKKGAYPSECGGFAITAVRDLTTGHDSNQPDNKAVLPTSSSPMITFSFSNGGVATLRTSGTEPKIKYYTELCAAPGNSDVEQLKKELDALVEAIVENFFQPKKNKLQPKPK, encoded by the exons ATGGAGAACGGTCTATCTACCACTGGTGACATCAAGTTGGATCACGCTATCAAGCAGTGGTTGGAATATGACAAG AATCCCCTGACGGTAGCTCAGGTCCGGGAGCTGGTAAAGGAGGGGGCTCTGCAGGAGCTCAAAAAATGCTTCTCCTCCAGGATGGAGTTTGGCACCGCAGGCCTCCGGGCTGCCATGGGCCCTGGCACCGCCTGCATGAATGACCTCACCATCATCCAGACCACACAG ggGTTCTGTAGTTACCTGGAGCAGTCCTTTGAGGACCTGCTGGACCGTGGTGTGGTCATAGGCTACGATGCCCGTGCCCACCCTGTCAGCGGTGGCAGCAGCAAACGCTTTGCCAGGCTGGCTGCGGCCGTCTTCACCAGCCGGGGGGTGCCCGTCCATCTCTTCTCCGACATCACGCCCACCCCCTTTGTG cCCTTCACTGTGTCTCACCTGGGGTTGTGTGCTGGCATCATGGTGACGGCCTCCCACAATCCCAAGCAGGACAACGGATACAAG gtgtaCTGGGAGAACGGTGCCCAGATCGTGCCCCCCCATGACCAGGGCATCTCCAAGGCCATTGAGGAGAGCTTGGAGCCCTGGCCCCAGGCCTGGGACACCACCCTGGCTCTAAAGAGCCCCCTGCTGAAGGACCCCTaccaggacacaaacacacactactacAAGGCCATACAGAAACACTGCCACTACAG GGACATCAATAAGAGTTCTGATGTGAAGATGGTGCACACATCTGTGCACGGAGTTGGCCACGCCTTCGTCCAATCAGCATTCAAGGCATTTGACCTCCCCCCCCCGTATGCAGTGGAGGAGCAGAAAGACCCGGACCCAGAGTTCCCCACAGTGAAATACCCCAacccagaggagggggagggagttctg ACACTGTCATTCGCCctggcagagaaggagggagccaCTGTGGTTCTGGCTAACGACCCTGATGCAGACCGCCTCGCTATCGCCGAGAAacagaagag TGGCCTGTGGCGGGTGTTTACAGGTAATGAGCTAGGGGCCCTCCTGGGCTGGTGGATGTTCTCCTGCTGGAAGAAGACCAACCCTGACTCAACAGCTGTGAAGAACATCTACATGCTGGCCAGCACGGTCTCTTCCAAGATCCTGCGGGCCATTGCCCTCAAGGAGGGTTTCCACTTTGAG GAAACACTGACAGGTTTTAAGTGGATGGGTAACAGAGCCCGCAATCTGCTGCACCAGGGGAAGACGGTGCTGTTTGCCTTCGAGGAGGCCATAG GCTACATGTGCAGTACTGCTGTCCTGGATAAAGATGGAGTCAGTGCAGCAGCCATCGCTGGAGAGATGACGTCATATCTGGCGACCAAGAACACCACACTATCCCAACAACTCACCTCCATCTATGAGGA gtatGGTTACCACATCACTAAGAACTCCTACTTTATCTGCCACGACCAGGAAGTGATCCACGCGCTCTTTGACAGGCTGCGTAACTATGGTGATAAGAAGGGGGCGTACCCCTCAGAGTGTGGTGGTTTTGCCATCACAGCTGTGAGAGACCTGACCACTGGCCACGACAGTAACCAGCCCGACAACAAGGCT GTTCTCCCCACCAGCAGCAGTCCAATGatcaccttctccttctccaatgGGGGCGTGGCCACCTTGAGAACCAGTGGCACTGAACCCAAGATCAAATACTACACCGAGCTTTGTGCTGCTCCTggcaacag tgaTGTAGAGCAGCTGAAGAAGGAGCTAGATGCATTGGTGGAAGCTATTGTGGAGAACTTCTTCCAACCCAAGAAGAACAAATTGCAGCCAAAGCctaagtaa